One window of Bacillus alkalicellulosilyticus genomic DNA carries:
- a CDS encoding recombinase family protein → MGIDMSLLKRMNQIYEDTIYAYARVSTASQDIEQQIIKIKQYLKRNNIPLERVKFLKDNDISANKLSLEKRPGLEELRMLIKQGKVKTLIVDHRDRLARNFYEYAFLVKELYKYNVEVIFVATNHPAFSRDFFTEAVHGMLAQNNGLTISSRTQDAMEQFPATPWLGYSRKGKKSETRYFPDPKKAPQIKGFFHEVTKIKTAEELIDLLIENKTVFHNKRFDEILNYLCNPFYCGHIRKGGHYYRLDHVEPIIDLDTFLKVASNLEQVKRSVLDAINASLERSNITPICARCKTQMKFRAGKLGTSGYYVCSNKHYQIKIPVDELNEDLEEHVKEIMPRLDLDLLNKEIRAILNRKEETLKNKFQSIEKVINKLNDELAFLSPTDSNQIKYLFNRIDALMVELEQVHSSLSRVDDAFKELKQLSVLIKNYLIEELERYELYYMYQSFIEKVEVDRDKVIYFNPFARFFKEELE, encoded by the coding sequence TTGGGAATTGATATGTCATTATTAAAGCGAATGAATCAGATATATGAAGACACTATTTATGCCTATGCCAGAGTTAGTACAGCCTCGCAAGATATAGAGCAGCAAATTATCAAAATCAAACAATATCTGAAACGAAACAATATACCCTTAGAGAGAGTTAAGTTTTTAAAGGATAATGATATCTCGGCAAATAAACTTTCTTTAGAAAAAAGACCAGGTTTAGAGGAACTTCGAATGCTCATAAAGCAAGGAAAGGTAAAAACGTTAATTGTGGATCATCGGGATCGACTCGCGAGGAATTTCTATGAATACGCTTTTCTTGTAAAAGAATTATATAAATACAATGTTGAAGTCATCTTTGTAGCAACTAATCATCCTGCTTTTTCTAGGGACTTTTTTACGGAAGCGGTTCATGGAATGTTAGCACAAAATAACGGTTTGACAATCAGTAGTCGAACTCAGGATGCCATGGAACAGTTTCCAGCAACACCTTGGTTAGGATACAGCAGAAAAGGTAAAAAATCAGAAACTCGTTATTTTCCTGATCCAAAAAAGGCTCCTCAAATTAAGGGATTCTTTCATGAAGTGACTAAAATTAAAACGGCTGAAGAATTAATCGATTTACTTATTGAAAATAAAACGGTGTTTCACAATAAAAGATTTGATGAAATTCTGAATTATTTATGTAATCCCTTTTATTGCGGACATATAAGAAAAGGGGGTCACTATTATAGACTTGACCACGTAGAGCCTATTATTGATTTGGATACATTTTTGAAGGTTGCATCGAATTTAGAGCAGGTAAAGAGAAGCGTTCTAGATGCCATTAATGCTTCCCTTGAACGTTCGAACATCACCCCCATTTGTGCAAGATGCAAAACGCAAATGAAATTTAGAGCTGGAAAATTAGGGACTAGTGGTTACTATGTTTGTTCTAACAAACACTATCAAATTAAGATTCCTGTTGATGAACTAAATGAAGATTTAGAGGAACATGTTAAAGAAATTATGCCTCGTCTTGACCTAGATCTATTAAATAAAGAAATCAGAGCTATTCTAAATAGAAAAGAAGAAACATTAAAAAACAAATTCCAGAGCATAGAAAAAGTGATAAATAAACTTAATGATGAATTAGCCTTTTTATCACCTACGGATTCTAATCAAATTAAATATTTATTTAATCGCATAGATGCCTTAATGGTTGAACTGGAACAAGTACACTCTTCCCTGTCTAGAGTAGATGATGCTTTTAAGGAATTAAAACAGCTTTCAGTGCTGATAAAGAACTATTTAATTGAGGAATTAGAGCGGTATGAACTCTATTATATGTACCAGTCTTTTATTGAAAAAGTAGAGGTGGATCGGGATAAGGTCATATATTTTAACCCATTTGCTAGATTTTTTAAGGAGGAGTTAGAATAG
- a CDS encoding NAD-dependent protein deacylase gives MLSQLLHESNYTVIFTGAGMSTESGLPDFRSSNGLWNKKDPTQIANVDSLNQNVDEFIEFYRERVLAVKEYKPHKGHKILAKLERKGMIQSIITQNVDGFHQLAGSHQVAELHGTLQKVHCQNCGKEYSSEEYVNQAYYCECDGVLRPSIVLFGEMLPEIDFQFAFEESKKAELFIVLGSSLSVTPANQFPLIAKENGAKLVVINQEKTDFDRFADLVINDKKIGDVLQEVDLSN, from the coding sequence TTGTTAAGTCAATTGTTACATGAATCTAATTATACAGTTATATTTACTGGTGCGGGAATGTCAACTGAGAGTGGGTTACCTGATTTTCGATCTTCTAATGGTCTATGGAACAAGAAAGATCCAACCCAAATTGCCAATGTGGATTCATTAAATCAAAATGTTGATGAATTTATAGAATTTTATAGGGAAAGGGTTTTAGCTGTAAAGGAGTATAAGCCACATAAAGGTCACAAGATTCTTGCTAAATTGGAAAGGAAAGGGATGATTCAATCAATCATTACACAAAATGTTGATGGATTTCATCAATTAGCTGGCTCCCACCAAGTGGCAGAATTACATGGCACACTTCAAAAAGTACATTGCCAAAATTGTGGAAAAGAATATAGTAGTGAGGAATATGTCAATCAGGCTTATTATTGTGAATGCGACGGTGTGCTGCGCCCTTCCATTGTACTGTTCGGTGAAATGTTGCCGGAAATAGATTTTCAATTTGCTTTTGAGGAATCTAAGAAAGCAGAGCTATTCATTGTTTTGGGCTCTTCATTAAGTGTGACACCTGCAAATCAATTCCCCTTAATCGCAAAGGAAAATGGAGCAAAATTAGTAGTTATTAATCAAGAAAAAACAGATTTTGATCGCTTCGCTGATCTTGTCATTAATGACAAAAAGATTGGTGACGTTTTACAAGAGGTTGACCTAAGCAACTAA
- a CDS encoding type I restriction-modification system subunit M: protein MAVIGFEEKLWAAADKLRNNMDSGEYKHVVLGLIFLKYVSDSFNEKWQELMDLDPDFAEDRDAYMAEGIFWVPANARWSFIAEHAKTPEIGKVVDNALDAIEKENVTLKGVLPKSYARPELDKRILGEIIDLFTNMNVGGKEAKEKDILGRVYEYFLGKFAANEGKGGGEFYTPKSVVKLMVEMLQPYKGYVYDPACGSGGMFVQSLKFVEEHSGNKFDISVYGQESNPTTWKLAKMNLAIRGIEGNLGTKNADTFHNDLHRTLKADYVLANPPFNDSDWGQPVLIDDPRWKFGTPPAGNANFAWIEHMIDKMSQNGKAAIVLANGSLSSNTLGEGEIRKNIIEADLVEAIVTLPDKLFYTTGISVCLWILNRNKRHKGKTIFIDSRKHGTMVSRRLRELTDADIQKVVETFINWKNTKEYEDIPGFCKEATIKEIQKNKYSLTPGRYVGAEEEARDGELFEEKMERLTTTLGQQFKASKLLEEEIRKQLEGIGFEI from the coding sequence ATGGCTGTTATAGGATTTGAGGAAAAGCTATGGGCGGCAGCTGATAAGCTGAGAAATAATATGGATTCAGGAGAATACAAGCACGTCGTATTAGGTTTAATTTTCTTGAAGTATGTTTCCGACTCTTTTAATGAGAAATGGCAAGAACTAATGGATTTAGATCCTGATTTTGCAGAGGATCGTGATGCTTATATGGCTGAAGGGATTTTCTGGGTGCCTGCAAATGCTCGTTGGTCTTTTATCGCGGAACATGCAAAAACACCTGAAATTGGTAAGGTTGTTGACAACGCTCTTGATGCTATAGAAAAAGAAAACGTTACACTAAAAGGAGTATTACCGAAAAGTTATGCACGTCCTGAATTAGACAAGCGTATTCTTGGTGAAATTATTGATCTCTTTACAAATATGAATGTTGGGGGTAAAGAAGCAAAGGAGAAAGATATACTTGGCCGTGTATATGAATACTTTCTTGGTAAATTCGCAGCTAACGAAGGTAAAGGTGGTGGTGAGTTCTACACCCCGAAAAGTGTGGTTAAGTTAATGGTTGAAATGCTTCAACCATATAAAGGGTATGTTTATGATCCTGCATGTGGTAGTGGAGGGATGTTTGTTCAATCATTAAAGTTCGTAGAGGAACATAGTGGTAATAAATTTGATATTTCAGTTTACGGTCAAGAATCTAATCCAACAACTTGGAAATTAGCAAAAATGAACCTTGCAATACGTGGTATAGAAGGTAATTTAGGGACTAAAAATGCGGACACTTTTCACAATGACTTACATAGAACATTAAAAGCAGATTATGTCTTAGCTAATCCACCTTTTAATGACAGTGATTGGGGTCAACCTGTCTTAATTGATGACCCTCGTTGGAAGTTTGGAACACCACCTGCAGGAAATGCAAACTTTGCATGGATTGAACACATGATTGATAAAATGAGTCAAAATGGAAAGGCGGCTATTGTATTAGCAAATGGTTCTTTATCATCTAACACATTAGGTGAAGGTGAAATACGTAAAAATATAATTGAAGCCGACTTAGTTGAAGCAATTGTCACGCTGCCAGATAAGCTGTTTTATACGACTGGAATATCAGTATGTTTATGGATTCTAAATCGTAATAAAAGACATAAAGGAAAAACAATTTTCATTGATTCAAGGAAACATGGAACAATGGTAAGCAGACGGTTACGTGAATTAACAGATGCAGATATTCAAAAAGTAGTAGAAACATTTATTAATTGGAAGAACACTAAAGAATACGAAGATATTCCTGGGTTCTGTAAGGAAGCAACGATTAAAGAAATTCAAAAAAATAAATATAGTCTGACCCCGGGAAGATATGTAGGAGCTGAAGAGGAGGCAAGGGACGGAGAGTTATTTGAGGAGAAAATGGAACGGTTAACTACAACTTTAGGACAACAATTCAAGGCCTCAAAACTATTAGAGGAGGAGATACGAAAGCAATTGGAGGGGATTGGATTTGAAATATAA
- a CDS encoding restriction endonuclease subunit S, with product MKYKIRDVCDINSNSLSKKDPLTFVNYLDTANITEGKINEIKHLVVGVDKIPSRAKRKVVKNDIIISTVRPNLKHYGIIRKPVENMIVSTGFTVLTPKKEVNSEYLYWYLTQQEITNYLSAIADTSTTAYPSITSNVIADIELELPDRKKQDAIAKVLFSLNEKYNLTIEMNNTLEEIANAIFKRWFIDFEFPNDMGQPYKSNGGKFVDTELGLLPEGWYIQTIGDIADVKGGKRLPKGELVQEQKTPYPYLRVKDFTSDGINIDNICFISEFAHEKTKNYTISSEDIYISIAGTVGLTGLVPSFLSGANLTENAAKIINFHKDKINKYFVLMFLTSESGRNQIRANTVGSTQPKLPLYGIKNIQLFIPQKHVLDKFTSLIEVIMKQKEVNIGNGQSLKALRETLLPKLMSGEVQFNEGKKEVEECLQKSN from the coding sequence TTGAAATATAAAATAAGAGATGTTTGTGATATAAACAGTAATAGTTTAAGTAAGAAAGATCCTCTTACTTTTGTTAATTATTTGGACACAGCCAATATTACAGAGGGGAAAATCAATGAAATTAAACATTTAGTTGTTGGTGTTGATAAAATACCTAGTAGAGCAAAAAGAAAAGTGGTAAAGAACGATATTATAATCTCAACAGTGAGACCAAACCTAAAACATTACGGCATTATTAGAAAACCGGTTGAAAACATGATTGTTTCAACGGGATTTACAGTTCTTACACCTAAAAAAGAGGTTAATTCGGAATATCTTTATTGGTATCTAACTCAGCAGGAAATTACAAATTATTTATCTGCAATTGCTGATACTAGCACTACGGCTTATCCATCAATTACATCAAATGTAATAGCAGATATTGAACTCGAACTCCCAGATAGAAAAAAACAGGATGCCATAGCAAAAGTATTATTTTCACTAAATGAAAAATACAACTTGACTATAGAAATGAACAATACTTTAGAAGAAATAGCCAATGCCATTTTTAAACGTTGGTTTATTGATTTTGAATTTCCTAATGATATGGGACAACCTTATAAGTCGAATGGTGGGAAATTTGTTGATACCGAATTAGGACTATTGCCTGAAGGGTGGTATATACAAACTATCGGGGATATTGCGGATGTAAAAGGAGGAAAGCGACTTCCTAAGGGTGAATTGGTACAAGAACAAAAAACCCCATATCCTTATTTAAGGGTTAAAGATTTTACATCGGATGGAATAAATATAGATAATATCTGTTTTATTAGTGAATTTGCACATGAAAAAACAAAGAACTATACAATTAGCTCAGAAGATATTTATATAAGTATTGCTGGAACAGTTGGATTAACGGGGTTAGTCCCTTCATTTTTATCTGGTGCTAACTTAACGGAAAATGCAGCTAAGATAATAAATTTCCATAAAGATAAGATTAATAAATATTTCGTACTTATGTTTTTAACCAGTGAAAGTGGAAGAAATCAAATTAGGGCAAATACAGTTGGTAGCACACAACCAAAGTTACCTTTATATGGAATAAAAAACATACAGCTTTTTATTCCACAAAAGCATGTTCTAGATAAGTTTACTTCTCTTATCGAGGTTATTATGAAGCAGAAGGAAGTAAATATAGGTAATGGGCAATCTCTGAAGGCACTCCGTGAAACATTACTCCCAAAGCTTATGTCTGGTGAGGTTCAATTCAATGAAGGTAAAAAGGAGGTAGAGGAATGTTTACAGAAGAGCAATTAG
- a CDS encoding type I restriction endonuclease subunit R yields MFTEEQLENVVLEYFQELGYEYLHGSRLPRDIKEVLLFDRLEAALIELNKGVSLEVIREAIRKIRTFDTNDVFANNKVFAKYLTETVEVTEFVNGETIYHRVSLFDWDSIDNNNFLVVNQLEVLEKGGSKIPDVVVYVNGMPLVVFELKSASREEVNIEDAYKQLKNYMNVHIPSLFYYNTFLIISDGIDTEAGTITAPLDRFSAWKKINTEDTIIENRPLDTMMYGLFDKRRLLDVLKNFILFTNDAKIMAAYHQYYGMSKAVASTVKATQTDGRAGVIWHTQGSGKSYSMVFLSGNLVKHEKLKNPTIVVITDRNDLDGQLFSTFSGASDFLRQTPLQAESRSHIKDLLENRKTGGIVFSTIQKFEEETGLLSDRENIIVMVDEAHRTQYGTDAKYDLATGEQKYGYAKYLRDALPNATFIAFTGTPIETTDKSTTGLFGEVIDVYDMTQAVQDGATVKIYYESRLAKVKLDETQMSEVDKEYWRMQVNEGVENYVIEESQKHLSRMELIIGDKDRIKQVATDIISHYEDRKDLVAGKAMIVAYSRKTAFTMYQELIEQRPDWEEKVKIVMTANNQDPEDLAKLVGNKQTRKDRETEFKDVNSPFKIVIVVDMWLTGFDVPSLDTMYVDKPMKAHNLMQAIARVNRVFEGKTGGLVVDYIGLKRNLMEALKTYTSRDQDKVQENEQAKGIALNILEVLRNHFHKFNYSAFFGDSDKKRYEVIRDGAEYTQKTEKLKQLFLTETKKLKDVYKICTGLLSKETKEEIAYFIAVRSFIMKSSNKGTPDLKEVNERISKILENAILEDGVMVLTEATSNESFDLLNEENIAKLQAIPQKNIATNILMRVMKEKLKDVKKKNMTVSKSFSERFEKIIEKYHNRNDHLDVYEVFEELLKFKEELEDAINEGTQLGLSFEEKAFFDVLGSDPDIKSILQDETLLNIAKDLAKTVKEHRSHDWDKKESAQARMRLYIKKVLRKWDYPPNKEPKAVEDVLEQAKLQAANM; encoded by the coding sequence ATGTTTACAGAAGAGCAATTAGAAAATGTTGTTTTAGAATATTTTCAAGAGCTCGGATATGAATACCTCCATGGTAGTAGGCTACCAAGAGACATTAAAGAAGTGTTATTGTTTGACCGTTTGGAAGCAGCGCTTATTGAATTAAATAAAGGGGTTTCTTTAGAAGTTATTCGTGAGGCAATTCGAAAAATACGGACGTTTGACACGAATGATGTGTTTGCCAATAATAAAGTGTTTGCGAAATATTTAACTGAAACTGTTGAAGTAACTGAATTTGTTAATGGGGAAACGATTTATCATCGTGTTTCCCTATTTGACTGGGATAGTATTGATAATAATAATTTTCTAGTAGTAAATCAGCTAGAAGTACTTGAGAAAGGTGGCTCAAAAATACCTGATGTAGTTGTGTACGTTAATGGTATGCCCCTAGTTGTTTTTGAATTAAAAAGTGCATCTCGTGAAGAAGTAAATATTGAAGATGCGTACAAACAGTTAAAAAATTATATGAATGTGCATATCCCTTCATTATTTTATTATAATACTTTCCTAATTATCAGTGATGGTATCGACACAGAAGCGGGTACAATTACAGCACCTTTAGATCGTTTTTCTGCGTGGAAGAAGATTAACACAGAAGATACAATAATTGAAAACCGGCCATTAGACACGATGATGTATGGACTGTTTGATAAACGAAGATTGTTAGATGTCCTAAAGAATTTTATTCTTTTTACTAATGATGCTAAAATAATGGCTGCATATCATCAATATTATGGTATGAGTAAGGCCGTTGCTTCTACTGTCAAAGCAACACAAACAGACGGACGTGCTGGAGTTATATGGCATACACAAGGTAGTGGTAAAAGTTATTCCATGGTGTTTCTATCAGGGAATTTAGTGAAACACGAAAAGTTGAAAAATCCTACTATAGTTGTTATTACAGATAGAAATGATTTAGATGGTCAGTTATTTTCGACTTTTTCTGGGGCATCCGACTTCTTAAGACAGACACCACTTCAAGCAGAGAGTCGAAGTCATATTAAAGATTTGCTAGAAAATAGAAAGACTGGTGGTATTGTTTTTTCTACGATTCAAAAGTTCGAAGAAGAAACAGGGCTTCTTTCAGACCGTGAAAATATAATTGTAATGGTAGACGAAGCACATCGTACACAGTATGGCACTGATGCAAAATATGACCTTGCAACAGGGGAGCAAAAATATGGTTATGCGAAGTACTTACGAGACGCATTGCCTAATGCAACTTTTATTGCTTTTACAGGAACTCCAATTGAAACTACTGATAAATCGACAACAGGTTTATTTGGTGAAGTAATTGATGTGTATGATATGACTCAAGCTGTTCAAGATGGCGCAACAGTAAAGATCTATTATGAATCTAGGCTAGCTAAAGTTAAGTTAGATGAAACACAAATGAGTGAAGTGGATAAAGAATATTGGCGTATGCAAGTAAATGAGGGTGTAGAAAACTACGTCATTGAGGAAAGTCAAAAACACTTATCACGTATGGAATTAATAATTGGTGATAAAGACCGAATAAAACAAGTAGCTACTGATATTATTAGCCATTATGAAGATAGAAAAGATCTTGTGGCTGGTAAGGCTATGATTGTTGCATACTCTCGCAAAACAGCTTTTACTATGTACCAAGAACTAATTGAACAAAGACCTGACTGGGAAGAGAAAGTTAAGATTGTAATGACTGCAAATAATCAAGACCCAGAGGACCTTGCGAAATTAGTCGGCAATAAACAAACTCGTAAAGACCGTGAAACAGAGTTTAAGGATGTTAACAGCCCCTTTAAGATTGTTATAGTTGTAGATATGTGGCTAACAGGTTTTGATGTGCCTTCCTTAGACACTATGTATGTTGATAAACCAATGAAAGCCCACAATTTGATGCAGGCTATTGCTCGTGTAAATCGTGTTTTTGAAGGGAAAACAGGTGGACTTGTTGTCGATTATATCGGATTGAAACGTAACCTAATGGAGGCTCTGAAAACTTACACAAGTCGTGACCAGGATAAAGTACAGGAAAATGAACAAGCCAAAGGAATTGCATTAAATATACTTGAAGTGCTTCGTAATCATTTTCACAAATTCAATTATAGTGCCTTCTTCGGAGACAGTGATAAAAAGCGTTACGAAGTCATACGGGATGGTGCGGAGTATACTCAAAAAACAGAGAAATTAAAGCAACTATTTTTAACAGAGACAAAGAAATTAAAAGATGTATATAAAATATGTACAGGTTTATTATCCAAGGAAACTAAAGAAGAAATTGCTTATTTCATTGCAGTTCGTTCCTTTATTATGAAATCATCTAATAAAGGTACACCAGACTTAAAGGAAGTAAATGAACGAATCTCAAAAATATTAGAAAATGCAATACTTGAAGATGGTGTTATGGTGTTAACCGAAGCAACATCAAATGAGAGTTTTGATCTTTTAAATGAAGAAAACATAGCAAAACTTCAAGCCATTCCACAAAAGAACATTGCAACAAACATCTTGATGAGAGTAATGAAAGAAAAGCTCAAAGATGTAAAGAAGAAGAACATGACGGTAAGCAAAAGTTTTTCTGAACGATTTGAGAAGATAATCGAAAAATACCACAATAGAAACGACCATTTAGACGTCTATGAAGTGTTTGAGGAACTTCTAAAGTTTAAAGAAGAACTAGAAGACGCAATCAATGAGGGTACGCAGCTAGGTCTATCCTTTGAAGAAAAAGCATTCTTTGACGTACTAGGCTCTGATCCTGATATAAAATCAATACTTCAAGATGAGACGTTACTGAATATAGCTAAAGATTTAGCTAAGACAGTAAAGGAACATCGCTCTCATGATTGGGATAAGAAAGAAAGCGCACAAGCACGTATGAGGTTGTATATTAAAAAGGTATTACGTAAGTGGGATTATCCACCTAACAAAGAACCTAAAGCTGTTGAAGATGTATTAGAGCAAGCAAAGTTGCAGGCAGCTAATATGTAG
- a CDS encoding recombinase family protein, with the protein MNNYYKVDDIYLISSCSKLRGTKMDQIPFNIFKDRIRITVAYIRWSTAGQTDKHTFSIQQNAIIAKARSLGYKVIVFFVEKQTSAFHVEAAKRKEMLALKKFVMSNSNVDSIIFWKDSRVSRLIYDFPLDILAPIKNEHPNIKVYSTDMDGEWDEKNPLVQLQSTMNHQESEKKSNESRQYQETKLEKHERPEGRPPYGYDFKDGRMVRNKFSSVVRFIFYLYSFGYREKKICDILNKTNIPTPDEYLDQKNNKDDVKPYKWNEKSIAYILQNAWYVGDFLFFSRMSRDNSKKKPREEIELFKVEYEAIIPLYLWEIVTYLRKIKGDKRNKRKLSTDFILEGLLKCKTCDLPLKTRNSTPSNSKKEYKYYFCPNCNKKANIKVIRDEVLTDFKKKWSRSIQQHSKESLNFSRSWIKKLKIKKEEIKQQIQLIKYNENMLHRIESEFEKKLKQTYTLQIQNKNNQLSEIQFLIERIEKTLTQNTDELLERFVQNFETYSNEELTSTLLLSIKEIIVDFEQDIPELYIDYRLTPYVELENKTNYYNSI; encoded by the coding sequence ATGAATAACTATTATAAAGTTGATGATATCTATCTCATTTCAAGTTGCTCTAAACTGAGAGGGACAAAAATGGACCAAATACCCTTTAATATCTTCAAAGATCGAATCAGAATTACTGTCGCCTATATTCGCTGGTCAACTGCTGGACAAACTGATAAACATACTTTCAGTATTCAACAGAATGCTATCATAGCAAAAGCTCGCTCATTAGGCTATAAAGTAATTGTTTTCTTTGTGGAAAAGCAAACATCTGCCTTTCATGTAGAGGCTGCAAAAAGAAAAGAAATGTTGGCCTTAAAAAAGTTTGTTATGAGTAATTCTAACGTAGATAGTATTATTTTTTGGAAAGATAGTCGGGTTTCTAGGCTAATCTATGATTTTCCTTTGGATATCTTAGCCCCAATAAAAAATGAACATCCGAATATAAAAGTTTATTCAACTGACATGGATGGAGAATGGGATGAAAAGAATCCACTCGTTCAATTACAATCAACCATGAACCATCAGGAATCAGAAAAGAAATCTAATGAATCCAGACAATATCAAGAAACGAAACTTGAAAAACATGAAAGACCAGAAGGAAGACCACCATACGGATATGATTTTAAAGATGGAAGGATGGTAAGGAATAAGTTCAGTTCTGTTGTAAGATTTATTTTTTATCTCTATAGTTTTGGGTATAGGGAAAAGAAAATCTGTGACATTCTTAACAAAACAAATATTCCTACTCCAGATGAATATCTTGACCAAAAGAACAATAAGGATGATGTCAAACCATATAAATGGAATGAAAAGTCAATTGCTTACATTTTACAAAATGCCTGGTATGTTGGTGATTTTTTATTCTTTTCACGTATGAGTAGAGATAATAGTAAGAAGAAACCCCGTGAAGAAATAGAATTATTTAAAGTTGAATATGAAGCAATTATTCCACTGTACTTATGGGAAATCGTCACCTATTTAAGGAAAATAAAAGGTGATAAACGTAACAAAAGGAAGCTATCTACGGATTTCATTTTGGAGGGTCTATTAAAATGCAAGACCTGCGACCTCCCATTGAAAACTAGAAATTCTACTCCGTCCAATTCAAAAAAGGAATATAAGTATTATTTCTGTCCAAATTGCAATAAAAAGGCAAACATCAAAGTTATCCGTGATGAAGTCCTTACTGACTTTAAAAAGAAATGGTCTCGCTCCATTCAGCAGCATTCGAAGGAATCCTTGAACTTCTCAAGAAGTTGGATTAAAAAGCTAAAGATTAAAAAAGAAGAGATTAAGCAGCAAATCCAACTTATTAAATATAACGAGAATATGTTGCATCGAATAGAGAGTGAATTTGAGAAGAAATTGAAACAAACATATACTTTACAAATTCAGAACAAAAATAACCAGCTCTCGGAGATTCAGTTTTTAATTGAACGAATAGAAAAGACTTTGACTCAAAATACAGATGAGCTGCTGGAACGTTTTGTACAGAATTTCGAAACGTATTCAAACGAAGAATTGACTTCCACTTTATTACTTTCTATTAAAGAAATCATAGTTGACTTTGAGCAGGATATACCCGAGCTTTATATAGATTACCGATTAACCCCTTATGTTGAACTTGAGAACAAGACGAATTATTACAACTCAATATAA